A single region of the Ziziphus jujuba cultivar Dongzao chromosome 10, ASM3175591v1 genome encodes:
- the LOC107412076 gene encoding histone H2AX codes for MSSTAAGSTKGGRGKPKASKSVSRSHKAGLQFPVGRIARFLKSGKYAERVGAGAPVYLSAVLEYLAAEVLELAGNAARDNKKNRIVPRHIQLAVRNDEELSKLLGSVTIANGGVLPNIHQTLLPKKMGKGKGDIGSASQEF; via the exons ATGAGTTCGACGGCTGCTGGGTCTACAAAGGGTGGCAGAGGTAAACCCAAGGCCTCCAAGTCTGTGTCGAGGTCGCACAAGGCGGGGCTTCAGTTCCCGGTCGGTCGGATCGCTAGGTTTTTGAAGTCTGGAAAGTACGCCGAGCGTGTCGGTGCCGGAGCTCCCGTCTATCTCTCTGCTGTTCTCGAGTACCTTGCTGCTGAG GTATTGGAGCTTGCTGGAAATGCTGCAAGAGATAATAAGAAGAATCGTATTGTTCCAAGGCACATTCAGCTTGCGGTGAGGAACGATGAGGAATTGAGCAAGCTTTTGGGTTCGGTTACCATCGCTAATGGAGGAGTTCTACCTAATATTCATCAGACCCTTCTACCGAAAAAGATGGGAAAAGGGAAGGGAGACATTGGATCTGCTTCCCAGGAGTTTTAG